The DNA sequence tatatttttttagcaaagaccctagagaatacaatggcggtcgctgcaactttttatctcgcacggtatttgcgcagcaatttttcaaacgctttttttttttttttttttaaaaacagttttgtgctttaaaaaaaaaaacaaatagtaaagttagcccaatatttttgcataatgtgaaaaatgcggttatgccgagtaaatagatacctaacatgtcacccttcaatattgcacacgctcgtggaatggcgccaaacttcgctacttaaaaatccccacaggagacgctttaaaatttttttactggttacatgttgtgagttacagaggaggtctagggccaaaattattgctctcgctataccgatcgcagcaatacctcacatgtgtggtttgaacaccattttcatatgtgggtgcaacttacgtatgcgttcgcttctgcatgcgagcacacggggaaacattttttttttttgttcattttactttattttagtttgaggcttttttccaaaaaataaaatttttgatcacttttatttctattacaaggaatgtaaacatcccctgtagtaggaatatggcatgacaggtcctctttacagtgagatatggggtcaataagaccccacatctcacctctaggctgggaagcctgaaataaaaaaataaataaaaaaaataaataaaaaaaaaaaaaaagatcctggcttcgatcttagcggtgagtcggtagaagcacccgagggtggcgagagggggggggggggatgagggacatcccctctcgcctcccgtaagaacgatcaagcagtggaacagcctctatggtcattcttatggtgttgggaatcgccggctgaaaaagctgatatctgaatgatgcctgtagctgcacccatcattcagatatccccgcacaaagtcaaggacgtcgtatgacggccggtgggcgggaagtggttaaaacacatttttttagcacaaaattgtccatttatacaatatttctaacacatagcatgtacataccaaaaatgacaccccaaaatagattctcctgctcctcctgagtacggcgataccacatgtgtgagacttccacagcctggccacatacagaggccgagtacagccgagtatggctgagcatggcagagtatggctgggtattgcggggcattgcagagtatagcacagggtattgcagagtatagcacagggtattgcagagtatagcacagggtattgcagagtatagcacagggtattgcagagtatagcacagggtattgcagagtattgcacagggtattgcacagggtattgcagagcacgggggggatggctgagcatggagggatggatggatggatgtgactgtacatgtcactgagctgtgggcactacacatccagcccacagcgtggctcccatccgatccctccccctctgtactgattggtacagagaggggaaggaggaaccggcgtcatgacatgacgccggtttgtttacatgtgatcactccgtcatttgacggagcgatcacatggtaaacggccgcgatcatcggacgtttaccgtgatccgtggacCGCCGGGtccggatgttcccgtgtgcgcgccccagggggcgcgcgggagcagttttctagaatcacgtcatatgacgtgatcccagagttatccagctgccctgcagccgtcatttggctatggggcggttggctagtggttaaaaaaaattttttttttttacttttattgctgtcacaaggaatgtaaacatcccttgtgacagtaataggtaatgacaggtactctttatggagggatcgggggtctaaaagacccccgatccctcctttgcacttcaaagtattcagatcgcagaAAACagagattctgaatactgtatttttttttttttttttaaaccggcgccattggcagccgagtaaacgggaagtgacgtcatgacgtcgcttccgcgtttacattgaaaggctggaacgaagccgcccacagcttcgttccagcctgcccacagccgccggaggcagccgattggacaccgggcctcctgatcgcacgggaggcccgataagagcggcgggaggggggggatgtcccctcccgctcccccggtataacagccgagcggcttttagctgcatcggttgttatactcgggtagccgatcgcccgctgtaaacaacggtaccgggatgatgcctgcagctgcgggcatcatcccgatataaccccggaaagccgagtacgcatatctgcgtacggtcggcgggaaggggttaaagcctataatgaaaggtacacctttcctactgtgaaacacagaggtggatcgctgatgttttggggatgtttgagctacaaaggcacaggaaatttggtcaaaattgatggcaagatgaatgcagtatgtcatcaaaaaatacaggaggaacatttgcattcgtcAGGAAGCTGCACATAAGAcatatttggacattccaacatgacaatgattcaaaacacaaggccatgTAGACatttcattggctacagcagaataaaatgaaggttctggagtggccatatcagtctcctgacctcaatatcaattgacccactctggggagatctcaaacgtgcagttcatgcaagaaagcccatgaatttacaagaactggaggctttttgctaagaggaataggcagctttaccatgtgagaagataaagagcctcatccacaaataccacaaaagacttcaagctgacattgatgttaaagggggcaatacaaaacgcacacactttttttcttcctttatttttattctttgttctttattattatacaggatttaaatagagAACAGTTTACAAAGCATTTTACAAAatgaagacagtacagttacaaaacaattcaatacaagaggaatcagagggccttgctctgattcagaccgccccccccccctcccccaatgcagCTTTGCAGTAGTATTTTACCGACATCAGTTATCTATTGCTGGCTTGATTTTACAAAGCACTCCTTTGGAGCACTCTGTGAAAGCATCACAAGCCCAGGAGCCAATTGCATCACCTCCTGGGCATAACACTGGGTCCCAGCtgctttaatcacttaaggaccaagcctatttgtCACTTGTTTTttatagggatgcaccgaaatttcggctgcaGAAACATATCGGCTGAAAATGGTGTTTTCAGCACATTgactaaagaaaaaaattgcagaaaatcGCACCTGCGCAGTAGCGGTGAGCGCACTGACGTGTGATGTCACGCATGCTCCTCGTGGTTAAGACACTGGACTCGTGAGCACGCTCCGTGCAATGGAGACACTGGATTTCGCTGGAGTTTGAAGCACTTAACCTGCGGTCGTTCCTCATGGTTGAGACGAGACTTGAGACGCAGTTGTGACTCAGGAGACAGCTGCATAGAGGGTGCATTGGAGAGTGGGCACCGTCCCTCCTGGATGGCTACTATTACTACTATTCACCAGTGAGCATTGTCTTtaactactgacaaacaatccatctatagacagatttttttttttatttttttatttttttttttaggccaggtAATAAATATTACTTTTAAAAAGGTACTTACTACTAATATAGCGTCGTCAATTGATTTAGATAGCATTCAGTTAGTATGTTATACTAATACCACGTTGACAagcgcattcatttttttttaaacatgacagtatgcacTATGCAGCAATCTACTACTGAATATTATATCTCAAAAATAGCATGCAATCAAATCAATAAATTCAATATATTCTTTagtacaagtcagatgtactgcagtgcgtGGCAAGAGAGGTGCACTGTTAAAAAAAAGGATTGgtggttaagttttttttttttttttttattttatagctgCCTGGGGTTAAGTTTTTTAGATTGATttcagtctctcccccccccccccccctcagatttcactcccactatagaTCATTCTATGCTATTCTTCTACGCTACCAGcgaaggtggaccatgtctgcagtgtggaaatattttaaagtttctgataaggaccccaaatttgcaatctgcagtctgctcagcagaaatttcaagagggggtacagtgccaaggcatttttctacaacaggtttgatacaccacctgaaaacacatTATCCAGTTCAGCATACAGAATACAAGAAAACAATACCGCTTCCAAAAAGTACCTCAGAGTCAGGCtcaacaccatctgtggccacagtctttgaaaaggttaaaaaatgtacaagtgacagtcccaaagctcgcaacattacagataaaattatggaatttattgcattagacgactagccattctctgttgtggaggacattggattccATAGGCTCATGCAACACATTGAGCCACTTTACACACTACCAAGCAGACactactttgcagatacctgtctacctgaattgttttgcagtgttagaaaacatgttcatgagctcatgactaccgacatcaaagaaatcagttttactaccgacatttggagttcagacgtcagtccaacgagcatacttagcctgacagcgcagtggatagatgccaaatttcaattgcaaaacatcctacttaacgcatgtgagtttgttggatcacatacggcagcagcaatatctgacgctttaaaaaccatgcttgacatTTGGCACACTGAGAAGTCTAATGTGCATttgattgtccgagataatgcacggaacatggcaaaggcaatggaggacagtgaacttaaAAGCATACCGTGTATGGCGCACACGCTGCAATTGGCTGTCAATGAGGGATTGTGGAGTCAGCGCACCATATTTGATATcataaaaaaaggaaggaaaaaaggtgGGTCACTCTAAGCATTTTCcacttgcttattccagattacaagctttgcagatacAGTTTGGAATGCCACCGAAATGACTGCAGCAAGAAGTAGCCACTtgttggaacagcacctactatatgctgcaaagtcttttcgaacaaaaaagtgtgttttagctgcatacattgcaacattgagcgcacatcagtgaatgTTAGTTGAAAATTGTTTGTCTCTTTTATCTCCATttaacagttaacaaaagaaataagctcagctaatgcttccattgccGAAGTTATTCCCTTGTttgctgcactgaagcgtctgctaGGAAAAGAGGCAGAAACAGACCATGGTGTAAAAACCAGCTAAAACCGCTCTATTGGAGGCCGTTAACAACAGGTTTCAAGACACCGAATCCAACCCTCTTGcactgcattgcaacagttctagatcctcgatttaaaaagcttttttttttttttttttaatgaggagaAAAAGCAGAGTGCACAGGAAATGATACAGGCACAAATGGAGGTGATGGAAGCATCTGGGGAAGGAGTTTCGAGGTGTAGCACAAAGGAAAGTATACCAGAGAAACAGccgcatacaagtgaagaggaacacactcctTCGATATCTGATaggtttgaagaaattttacatgaaTGCACCCTGGTCCATAGCAGTGCCACAactgcagctacccaacagctggagatttatttagctgaacagcctatccCTAGAAGAGACAATCCCCTTGAGTATTGGCGCATCAATAAACATTTTcctttgcttgcacagattgcacgcagatatttatctgccccaagcaccagtacagagagtgaaaGACTATTCAGTCTAACATCTCATTCTTGATGAGAAGAGGAACCGTCTCTCCTGTGAAAAAGCTGAACAACTTTTGTTCTTAAAGCAAAACCTGCCACTTTTACTCTAAAATAGATTTAGAAATCAGTAGCACAGTCCAATTAATTTActatgttgaacatagtaaatgaattggtataTTCAGACTGTGCTTTTGGACACAATTGGAACATAGTATGTTTAATGTTCCAATTGTCTAATTGTGccattggttgttcattgtagttcttctacagtttcttttttgcacttcaatttaaaagaactccagcttttgaactactgtacacaCAGTTTGTGGTTGGGTCAAACTATGTCTCACTCTCTCCCGAAGCTGTCAGCTCACTGCATGTGCAAAATTGTATGTATATCTGTTCTGTATCTACGGCtggctacatacatacagtataccgcactgtgttccggtaTACTAGTCTACactagactagtctacattgcttccTTTGATTGGCCGCTATTGTAGACCagactgtagactagtctgtgttccgggAAGTGTCCATCCATACCAGGAAAACAGTGCGgtatactgtatgactatgtatgtaacccacAGCTACATATTCATACAGTTTTATcgcgcatacatatatatatatatatatatatatatatatatatatatatatatatatatatatacatacatacatacatacatacacacacacacacacatatacacactaaatattatatatatctaaCTTTTGCGGCAATAGctaacgtgtggtttgaacaccattttatgTGGGTGTGACTTGCGTATGCTTTCACTTCTGGGTGAGAACATGGAGGGAGGGGGCACtttaaaagcgtttttttttttttttttttttacactctcctttttaaaaggaaaaaaaaaaattgataatttttattcctattacaaggaatgtgaaaaTCCCTTGCAAAAGAAATAAGCAGggcagggcctctttaatgtgagatctgggatcaaaaagacctcagttctaacatttacacttaaaagccaCTTTCTGCCCATCAGGCCACAGAATCGTTTCCGCTGCTTCCACCGGCTCCAATGAGCGACACAGATGCCTGAGACGTGGTaggaggagtgtgggggggggggggggggtgcccctctACCACTTTTATGTTAAAAGAGGATCGCCGGCCATGGAtagaaatactggggttatggcagctatgtgctgccataaccccggaatttaacgtcaaagtagcgaTGTACATCCATGATGGGccatccggaagtggttaaagcagtgctgaGGACTCAAGTagttaaaccagtggttctcaactcctgtcctcgggacccactaacaagccagattttaagtattaccttagggagatgcagactagaatactgcgatcactgagcagcaaattatatatcacctgtgatgactttcagttatcttgcaaacctggcctgttagtgggtcctgaagatTTGATAGTCTGTACTTGTTTTGAATTAAGTTCATAAATCATAAAAGGGAAACACTCTACATGTAGAACAGCATTTACAATAAAGGCTTCATAGTCCATGAGACAGTTATAGGACACATCCTATTGTCTATTATTATGGAATGCTGTAAAAGCAAATAGAGTTTAGGCAGAGATTACTTGCATACTATACATTTGGCAATTCTGTTTCTTAACATGCAAAGGTTATAGTTGGAATACTAACCATACATATAGCAATTTTAAAGCCACTTACCATTAACTAATTTAATCAAATTTTACaggctgaatatatatatatatataatatatatatatatataaatatataaatgcaaataGAAATTTATAAATGCAAATAGAAATTTGTTGAAAACAGGAGCTACATCAAGCAGTTTACATCACATTCATAAAAAGCGTTTTTCTCAGCTTGACTGTTCAGTGGTCAATTGAAAATAgtgaattaaagtggagttccaccccaaaaaaaaaaaaaaaaaaaatttggagaattttttttttttactcacctgtaaatgcctgttgctagggggtccctcgtagtctgcctccttcagcgcctgggctcctgacgtcccttcccttggcacaggaagggagataaacccccccccccctaggcaATCtgagacatgtgacaggtcccagatgattgcgcggcgtGGCTTGAGTATGCACCGTGGgtgcccggctgtaaagccacagccagcgcccacagttaaaatgtcggcgccacagagcagagggggagacgagcggggtttCAATCCCCTTCATCgcaggaccctgggacaggtaagtgtccgattattaaaagtcagtagctgcaggatttttttttttttttttttttttatatataatgggaactctgctttaaataaaatAGTGAattaaaaccaatttttttttttttttgatggaaaaaaacaaacatcttaTCATATTGAGATTGAATGATTGCAAATATACGCTTGGCCAACATACAGCTCCTACATTTCATACATACCTGTATTTTTAGGAGCATCCATGTAAACTGGAGCAGGGGGTTGGCCACCCTGCCAGCCATACTGTGGATAGCCTTGATAGCCTGGTTGCCCTGGCTGATAGCCTGGTTGCCCTGGGTGATAGCCTGGTTGCTCTGGCTGATAGCCTACAGGGCCTGGAGGGTAACCAGGATACGGAGTGGGACCTGGGCCACCTTGCGGTTGTCCATACGGAGGGTAAGGAGCTGTAGGGTTTGCACCTGAATATGGTGGCGGATTTTCATAATTCATGATGGTCACCTACAAAACAGAAAATATTATGCACATTTAAATTCGTACATAGAAAGTCCTTGTCTATTTTGCTCATAATCTGTAAAAGTTACTGAGAAAACATTTTATTCTATAAATTATCCAAAAGTATAAAACCCAGAACAACAACGATAGAAAACACTGTTGCAACAAGGAAAAGAGCAAAAAGAGGAATTCTGACTTGCCTGTAAAATTCCATATCTATGAATACAATAtaggacacaggctggatattcatagaccctgggttataggctggtaCCTTCAGGTTACTAGACACTGGTAAAGCTTTGCAGGACACACACCCCCTTGTTCGTACCTCTATAAACCCTATCCTACACCATGAGAGCTTAGGTTTTAGCAAACAATGCAGATTAATACAAAAACAGAGGGGAGGGTGTCCTGCACTTTATTCCATGCTTACTTGGAACATCCCCAAGCAATTAACAAAGAGAGTTGGCAACAACAAGGCAAACAGAACTGAACTGTGCTAACAGGCCCAATAATCACAAAGTCAACAGATCCAACTTTGGGTGGTGCTGAAGGAACTTTGCACCTGAAAGCTGCATTCACAGAAGCTTGGATATTCACCTGGTAGGACTTGGAGAAGGCATGAACTGAGGAGTGAGCACATTAAAGTGCTGGAGCGGTCTTATGGTTTAACCTGTAAGCTCTTGAGAGGAGTTGTCTTATGCGTCTGGCAGCAGTGGACTCTGAGGCAAGATGCCCCTGGCGAGGTCCTAACAAGACAAATAGAAAGCCATCTGTCTTAGAGAAGCTGTGGCTTTTAGATTGCGATTGCGCTTCATTGTCTAGATGTTGTCAAAGCTCTCTACTAGTACATCTTTAAAAGGTGTAAGTTAGATACTGTATTTGGCATAAAGAGAGACACGTGTAAACAGACGTGATCGCTACTAAGGGGGCCAGTTTGTAAGAAATATTATCCAAAGAAGTCTGACTGGGTCCAAGGGTGGTTTCTGCAAGGCAGCAAGACTCAAATTAGGATCCCAAGGAAGCACAGGGTCCTGTACAGAAAATCTAATCTGAGAAACTCCTTGAATACATGTTTTTACCAggtaaaatgaaacaaaaatggaTAAGGCAGAAACCAGTCCCCTATGAGTACTTAAACTgtaaagcttgattttttttaaaaattaaataaacgtGTCATGCTTACCCGCCCGGTGCAATGTATTTGCAAAGAgaagccccaattctcctcttctcgggtcactcaCCGATGCGCCTAGCTCCTCCTTCCCgctaagtgcccccatagtaagccactCCCCATGTAGCCACAGCCCAGTTTGGCCCCGCCCTCGACACTCTGCTCACAGCTTTTGACTGAACACAGTACAaaacaatggctcctgttgctctcagccaagcctttTAGAgcagggagaagagctgctgcagacatgtATACAGTTGAATAAAGATCAGACTCCTGTGAGTGAGTATTTGGGGGGAGGCAActactattaaccacttgacctctggaagatttacccctcttcatgaccaggccttttttttgcgatacggcactgctttactttaacatgcaacactgtacctaaacaaaaatgtatgtacttttttttttccccccctaagagctttcttttgctggtacttgatcacctctgcagttttaattttttgcgcaataagcaaaaaagaccaaaattttgaaaaaaaaaaaaattatatatttaactttctgctataaaaaacacatccaattaaaaaaaaaaaaaatttgaataaatatatatacacatatacacacacatctctCATTTagaccaatatttattctgctacataaatcccaataggcatatatcgattggtttgcgcaaaagtaaagttatagcgtctacaaattttttttttttttttactaacggtagccatcagtgacttatagctggactgcgatattgtggcggccaGTCGGGACACtgatttttttggggaccagtgacactaatacagtgatcagtgctaaaaaaaaaaaaaaaaaaaaaattatatgcactgtactaatgacactggcagggaagggattaacatcaggtgcgatcaaaggttaaatgtgtgcctgaccagttcTTTATTATAGTGGGGGAGTTGATTGTACTAGAAGGCATGGATTAGCGCCcttgcttagcagagacacaggatccatgccttctgtagtgacagaatggcgatctgccttgtttacattttgcCTGTGTACTGAAGTATCGGCGTATCCGCTGAAAAGCTCCAGCCATGTCTAATGCACACGCCCCAATCCCGTTAGTGCAGATCAAGTACTAGGTATGGGATTTTGCGCAGCAgagccatatatacagtatacggtcagcaagcggttaaacggTTACCTTAATGAAGATATTGCAttaaaagcagagctccacccaaaagggcgctcctttgacaggtacccgttcccacttccAGAAGACCTCGCTGCGGCCAACTGTAAGATCTGCCCCCACCCACACACCTTCCaccgccgctgggccattcagaaagcacagtgaagcaaggcttcactgccagtttcccttacaaggaatggcagcacccgacagtatttgtagctgctgaattaattttggggggggggggtgctggagctccttttaatgttaaaaaaaaaccttttaactttacaaccaatttaaggtcAAATTTTGCTCAGGTCTCAACTGTAGGAAAGCCATATTTAAAACCACACTATACCGCACTCCcacacttaaaaagccctcactggaccctaccaactagaacaacttaagacccatctcattgctcccattcaccactaaacttctagaacgcttagggttctgccccgtgaacatccgcttgctcagcggggatcgctccgttgatcccctctgagccggcggatgacagggcggtccctgcacactgtgcaggtaccctatgggggggatcggatgaacacggactgTCCGTcagtgttcatccgatccgctctgcagacgaatagaaaaatcaagttagacttaccggtaacttgttttccaggagtatttcaggacagcaccttgagagagcatggctccacccacttgacaggaagcacacctccaccaaactttaaaaggaggctccttcccacttatcagtagtagtagagaacctccggcccaagctggaacacaatcagaatatggttagtcaaagcatagtaatttaatacaataagggcgggttgctgctgtcctgaaagactcctggaaaacaagttaccggtaagtctaacttgatttttcccttaacgtctttcaggacagcaccttgagaggataatagagacttacccacttagggagggaccacagcctgcaagacctttctgccaa is a window from the Aquarana catesbeiana isolate 2022-GZ linkage group LG03, ASM4218655v1, whole genome shotgun sequence genome containing:
- the CYSTM1 gene encoding cysteine-rich and transmembrane domain-containing protein 1 → MNYENPPPYSGANPTAPYPPYGQPQGGPGPTPYPGYPPGPVGYQPEQPGYHPGQPGYQPGQPGYQGYPQYGWQGGQPPAPVYMDAPKNTESRNVSAALDERCKGLSGVQKLIDLFIYTLITSKRITGEDGYLFNSHSNTFVSTCVNVIRPKSPGNVNF